Proteins co-encoded in one Gossypium arboreum isolate Shixiya-1 chromosome 11, ASM2569848v2, whole genome shotgun sequence genomic window:
- the LOC108474030 gene encoding ribonucleoside-diphosphate reductase large subunit isoform X1, whose protein sequence is MYVVKRDGRQEAVHFDKITARLKKLSYGLSIDHCDPVLVAQKVCAGVYKGVTTSQLDELAAETAAAMTANHPDYASLAARIVVSNLHKNTKKSFSETIKIMYNHFNERSGLKAPLIADDVYEIIMENAAWLDSEIIYDRDFDYDYFGFKTLERSYLLKVQGKVIERPQHMLMRVAVGIHKDDIDSAIKTYHMMSQRWFTHASPTLFNAGTPRPQLSSCFLVCMKDDSIEGIYETLKECAVISKSAGGIGVSVHNIRATGSYIRGTNGTSNGIVPMLRVFNDTARYVDQGGGKRKGAFAVYLEPWHADIFEFLDLRKNHGKEEHRARDLFYALWVPDLFMQRVQSNGQWSLFCPNEAPGLADCWGEEFEKLYIHYEKEGKAKKVVQAQNLWFEILKSQIETGTPYMLFKDTCNRKSNQQNLGTIKSSNLCTEIIEYTSPMETAVCNLASIALPRYVREKGVPLESHPSKLVGSRGSQNRFFDFDKLAEVTEIVTRNLNKIIDVNYYPVETAKRSNLRHRPIGIGVQGLADTFILLGMAFDSPEAQQLNRDIFETIYYHALKASSSLAEKDGPYETYAGCPVSKGILQPDMWGVTPSGRWDWTALRDMIAKNGVRNSLLLAPMPTASTSQILGNNECFEPYTSNIYSRRVLSGEFVVVNKHLLHDLTEMGLWSPVIKNNIIHEDGSVQNIPEVPHELKAIYRTVWEIKQKTLVDMAVDRGCFIDQSQSLNIHMDQPNFGKLTSLHFYAWSKGLKTGMYYLRSRAAADAIKFTVDTSMLKEKPKVADDDTKMAEMVCSLTNREECMACGS, encoded by the exons ATGTATGTGGTTAAGAGAGACGGGAGGCAAGAGGCGGTCCATTTTGACAAGATTACCGCGAGGTTGAAGaagctcagctatggtcttagCATTGACCACTGCGATCCGGTGCTCGTCGCTCAGAAGGTTTGCGCTGGTGTTTACAAAGGGGTTACTACTAGCCAGCTTGATGAATTGGCTGCTGAAACTGCCGCTGCTATGACTGCTAACCACCCCGATTATGCTTCC TTGGCAGCCAGGATTGTTGTTTCGAATTTGCATAAAAATACTAAGAAATCATTCTCCGAGAC GATCAAGATCATGTACAATCATTTCAATGAGAGATCTGGACTGAAGGCTCCTTTGATTGCTGATGATGTTTATGAGATCATCATGGAG AATGCTGCTTGGTTGGATAGTGAGATCATATATGATCGTGACTTTGACTATGATTACTTTGGCTTCAAAACCCTGGAGAGGTCTTATCTCTTGAAAGTTCAAGGGAAGGTTATAGAAAGGCCTCAGCACATGTTAATGAGGGTTGCTGTTGGAATTCATAAGGATGACATTGATTCTGCTATAAAAACTTATCACATGATGTCTCAAAGATGGTTCACTCATGCTTCTCCCACTCTTTTCAATGCTGGCACTCCAAGGCCTCAA TTGAGCAGTTGCTTCTTGGTGTGCATGAAAGATGATAGTATTGAAGGAATATATGAAACTTTGAAGGAGTGTGCTGTTATCAGCAAATCAGCTGGAGGAATTGGTGTTTCTGTTCACAATATTCGAGCCACAGGTAGTTATATTCGTGGAACAAATGGTACATCTAATGGAATTGTCCCAATGCTGCGGGTGTTCAATGATACTGCTCGATATGTTGATCAAGGAGGAGGGAAAAGAAAAG GTGCTTTTGCTGTGTATTTGGAGCCATGGCATGCTGACATTTTTGAGTTTTTGGATCTGAGGAAGAACCATGGAAAG GAAGAGCACCGGGCTCGTGATCTATTCTATGCTCTTTGGGTGCCTGATCTTTTTATGCAAAGGGTTCAAAGTAATGGCCAATGGTCATTGTTCTGTCCTAATGAGGCTCCAGGCCTGGCAGATTGTTGGGGTGAAGAATTTGAAAAGCTGTATATTCATTATGAAAAAGAG GGCAAGGCAAAGAAGGTTGTCCAAGCACAGAACCTTTGGTTTGAGATCCTGAAATCACAGATTGAAACTGGGACCCCTTACATGCTATTTAAG GATACCTGCAATAGAAAAAGTAACCAGCAAAATCTTGGCACCATTAAATCTTCAAATTTGTGTACTGAGATAATTGAGTACACAAGTCCAATGGAAACAGCTGTGTGCAATCTGGCATCTATTGCACTACCTAGATATGTGAGGGAAAAG GGTGTTCCACTGGAGTCTCATCCATCTAAGCTTGTTGGGAGTAGAGGATCTCAGAATAGATTTTTTGACTTTGATAAGCTGGCAGAG GTAACTGAAATTGTAACCAGAAATCTTAACAaaattattgatgttaattactACCCCGTTGAAACTGCCAAAAGATCAAATTTGCGTCATAGGCCCATTGGTATTGGAGTTCAGGGTCTTGCAGACACATTCATCTTACTTGGCATGGCCTTTGATTCACCTGAG GCTCAACAGCTGAACAGGGACATTTTTGAGACCATATACTATCATGCTCTGAAAGCTTCTTCTAGTTTGGCAGAGAAAGATGGCCCCTATGAGACATATGCTGGCTGTCCTGTTAGTAAG GGCATTCTTCAGCCTGACATGTGGGGTGTTACTCCTTCAGGTCGGTGGGATTGGACTGCTCTTAGGGACATGATAGCCAAGAATGGAGTGAGAAATTCACTATTGTTAGCACCTATGCCAACTGCTTCAACTAGTCAGATTCTTGGGAATAATGAATGCTTTGAGCCATATACCTCCAATATTTATAGTCGCAGAGTTTTGAG TGGGGAGTTTGTAGTGGTAAACAAGCATCTTCTTCATGATTTAACTGAGATGGGTCTTTGGTCTCCTGTTATTAAGAACAACATAATACACGAGGATGGTTCTGTTCAGAATATTCCAGAAGTACCTCATGAGCTGAAAGCAATTTACAG GACTGTTTGGGAAATCAAGCAAAAGACACTGGTTGATATGGCTGTCGATCGTGGATGCTTCATAGACCAGAGCCAAAGCTTAAACATACATATGGACCAACCTAATTTTGGAAAACTAACTTCCTTGCACTTCTATGCCTGGTCTAAG GGTCTGAAGACTGGTATGTATTATCTAAGATCTCGAGCTGCAGCTGATGCAATCAAATTCACAGTTGATACTTCCATGCTTAAG GAAAAACCAAAGGTAGCAGATGATGATACAAAAATGGCAGAAATGGTTTGTTCCCTGACGAATCGTGAAGAGTGCATGGCTTGTGGGAGCTAA
- the LOC108474030 gene encoding ribonucleoside-diphosphate reductase large subunit isoform X2, producing the protein MYVVKRDGRQEAVHFDKITARLKKLSYGLSIDHCDPVLVAQKVCAGVYKGVTTSQLDELAAETAAAMTANHPDYASLAARIVVSNLHKNTKKSFSETIKIMYNHFNERSGLKAPLIADDVYEIIMENAAWLDSEIIYDRDFDYDYFGFKTLERSYLLKVQGKVIERPQHMLMRVAVGIHKDDIDSAIKTYHMMSQRWFTHASPTLFNAGTPRPQLSSCFLVCMKDDSIEGIYETLKECAVISKSAGGIGVSVHNIRATGSYIRGTNGTSNGIVPMLRVFNDTARYVDQGGGKRKGAFAVYLEPWHADIFEFLDLRKNHGKEEHRARDLFYALWVPDLFMQRVQSNGQWSLFCPNEAPGLADCWGEEFEKLYIHYEKEGVPLESHPSKLVGSRGSQNRFFDFDKLAEVTEIVTRNLNKIIDVNYYPVETAKRSNLRHRPIGIGVQGLADTFILLGMAFDSPEAQQLNRDIFETIYYHALKASSSLAEKDGPYETYAGCPVSKGILQPDMWGVTPSGRWDWTALRDMIAKNGVRNSLLLAPMPTASTSQILGNNECFEPYTSNIYSRRVLSGEFVVVNKHLLHDLTEMGLWSPVIKNNIIHEDGSVQNIPEVPHELKAIYRTVWEIKQKTLVDMAVDRGCFIDQSQSLNIHMDQPNFGKLTSLHFYAWSKGLKTGMYYLRSRAAADAIKFTVDTSMLKEKPKVADDDTKMAEMVCSLTNREECMACGS; encoded by the exons ATGTATGTGGTTAAGAGAGACGGGAGGCAAGAGGCGGTCCATTTTGACAAGATTACCGCGAGGTTGAAGaagctcagctatggtcttagCATTGACCACTGCGATCCGGTGCTCGTCGCTCAGAAGGTTTGCGCTGGTGTTTACAAAGGGGTTACTACTAGCCAGCTTGATGAATTGGCTGCTGAAACTGCCGCTGCTATGACTGCTAACCACCCCGATTATGCTTCC TTGGCAGCCAGGATTGTTGTTTCGAATTTGCATAAAAATACTAAGAAATCATTCTCCGAGAC GATCAAGATCATGTACAATCATTTCAATGAGAGATCTGGACTGAAGGCTCCTTTGATTGCTGATGATGTTTATGAGATCATCATGGAG AATGCTGCTTGGTTGGATAGTGAGATCATATATGATCGTGACTTTGACTATGATTACTTTGGCTTCAAAACCCTGGAGAGGTCTTATCTCTTGAAAGTTCAAGGGAAGGTTATAGAAAGGCCTCAGCACATGTTAATGAGGGTTGCTGTTGGAATTCATAAGGATGACATTGATTCTGCTATAAAAACTTATCACATGATGTCTCAAAGATGGTTCACTCATGCTTCTCCCACTCTTTTCAATGCTGGCACTCCAAGGCCTCAA TTGAGCAGTTGCTTCTTGGTGTGCATGAAAGATGATAGTATTGAAGGAATATATGAAACTTTGAAGGAGTGTGCTGTTATCAGCAAATCAGCTGGAGGAATTGGTGTTTCTGTTCACAATATTCGAGCCACAGGTAGTTATATTCGTGGAACAAATGGTACATCTAATGGAATTGTCCCAATGCTGCGGGTGTTCAATGATACTGCTCGATATGTTGATCAAGGAGGAGGGAAAAGAAAAG GTGCTTTTGCTGTGTATTTGGAGCCATGGCATGCTGACATTTTTGAGTTTTTGGATCTGAGGAAGAACCATGGAAAG GAAGAGCACCGGGCTCGTGATCTATTCTATGCTCTTTGGGTGCCTGATCTTTTTATGCAAAGGGTTCAAAGTAATGGCCAATGGTCATTGTTCTGTCCTAATGAGGCTCCAGGCCTGGCAGATTGTTGGGGTGAAGAATTTGAAAAGCTGTATATTCATTATGAAAAAGAG GGTGTTCCACTGGAGTCTCATCCATCTAAGCTTGTTGGGAGTAGAGGATCTCAGAATAGATTTTTTGACTTTGATAAGCTGGCAGAG GTAACTGAAATTGTAACCAGAAATCTTAACAaaattattgatgttaattactACCCCGTTGAAACTGCCAAAAGATCAAATTTGCGTCATAGGCCCATTGGTATTGGAGTTCAGGGTCTTGCAGACACATTCATCTTACTTGGCATGGCCTTTGATTCACCTGAG GCTCAACAGCTGAACAGGGACATTTTTGAGACCATATACTATCATGCTCTGAAAGCTTCTTCTAGTTTGGCAGAGAAAGATGGCCCCTATGAGACATATGCTGGCTGTCCTGTTAGTAAG GGCATTCTTCAGCCTGACATGTGGGGTGTTACTCCTTCAGGTCGGTGGGATTGGACTGCTCTTAGGGACATGATAGCCAAGAATGGAGTGAGAAATTCACTATTGTTAGCACCTATGCCAACTGCTTCAACTAGTCAGATTCTTGGGAATAATGAATGCTTTGAGCCATATACCTCCAATATTTATAGTCGCAGAGTTTTGAG TGGGGAGTTTGTAGTGGTAAACAAGCATCTTCTTCATGATTTAACTGAGATGGGTCTTTGGTCTCCTGTTATTAAGAACAACATAATACACGAGGATGGTTCTGTTCAGAATATTCCAGAAGTACCTCATGAGCTGAAAGCAATTTACAG GACTGTTTGGGAAATCAAGCAAAAGACACTGGTTGATATGGCTGTCGATCGTGGATGCTTCATAGACCAGAGCCAAAGCTTAAACATACATATGGACCAACCTAATTTTGGAAAACTAACTTCCTTGCACTTCTATGCCTGGTCTAAG GGTCTGAAGACTGGTATGTATTATCTAAGATCTCGAGCTGCAGCTGATGCAATCAAATTCACAGTTGATACTTCCATGCTTAAG GAAAAACCAAAGGTAGCAGATGATGATACAAAAATGGCAGAAATGGTTTGTTCCCTGACGAATCGTGAAGAGTGCATGGCTTGTGGGAGCTAA